The stretch of DNA AGGGGAGGAACCGGAAAAAGCCCCCTTTCTAAGGGGAGGAACCGAAAAAGCCCCCTTTCTAAGGGGGTTGGGGGTAGAGCCCCCTTTCTAAGGGGGTTGGGGGTAGAACACCCTACTTGCTTCTATTAAAAAATCCCTAAACTACCCAGATTAAATATTGAGCAACTTATGAGCGTAACAAATTATCAGATCGGTGAACAAATCCATGAAAGCGAGCAATCTTTAGTCTATAGAGGTATTCTTCTCTCTGAAAATTTACCAATTATTATTAAAATCCTTAAGGATAACTATCCTAGTATCTCTGCTTTCACTCGTTACAAGCAGGAATATGAAATTATCCGCTCTTTAAATAGCGATCGAGTTATCAAAGCCTATCAATCTCAACGCCATCAAAATAGCCTAGCAATACTTTTAGAAGACTTTGGAGGTAAATCCTTAAAATCTTTAATTTCTGAGCGCCAGTTTACTCTAAAAGAATTTCTCACCATTGCCATCGAGATAGCGGAAAGTTTAGCAGCTATTCATGCAGCAAATATTATTCACAAAGACATTAACCCTTCCAATATTGTCTATAACCAAGAAACCAAACAACTCAAAATCATTGACTTTGGAATTGCTACCCGTTTATCTGAAGAAAACCAGACGGTTCGCAACCTAAATCAACTAGAAGGTACTTTAGCTTATATAGCGCCAGAGCAAACTGGCAGAATGAATCGAGGCATAGATTATCGCAGCGATTTTTATTCCCTCGGTGTCACGCTCTACGAATTGCTAACCCACCAATTACCTTTTCCAACAACTGACCCCATTGAGTTAGTGCATTGCCATATTGCTCAACAACCCGCAGCCTGTCAAGAGATAATATCCACTATTCCTGAAGCAGTTTCTAACATTGTGATGAAATTGTTAGCTAAAACTCCAGAAGAAAGATATCAAACCGCCTGGGGACTCAAAGCAGATTTAGAAACCTGCCTAAATCAACTGCAAACTACAGGTCAAATTTCTGTCTTTCCTCTAGGCAATCGAGATATTTCCGATAAGTTTCGGATTCCTCAAAAACTCTATGGTCGGGAACAGGAAGTTACTCAACTGTTAACTACCTTTGAACGAGTTAGCCAAGGCAGCACCGAAATATTGATGGTTTCTGGTTATTCAGGGATTGGCAAGTCAGCCTTAATCAATGAAATTCATAAACCTATCGTCCGTCAGCGCGGATACTTTATCAGTGGAAAATTTGACCAGTTAAAGCGGGATATTCCTTATGCAGCAATTAGCCAAGCCTTCCAAGACTTAATCCGGCAACTTCTGAGCGAACCTGCTACCAAATTGCAAACTTGGAAAGAACGCATTATAGAAGCATTGGGACTTAACGCTCAAGTCATTATTGATGTCATTCCAGAACTAGAAAAAATTATTGGCAAACAACCCCAAGTCGAACAATTAGGCGCGACTGAATCTCAGAATAGATTTAATTTGTTTTTTCAAAGGTTTATCAGCATTTTTTGCAAACAAGAACATCCATTAGCGATTTTTCTGGACGATTTGCAATGGGCAGATTTACCCTCTCTGAATTTATTTGAACAATTAACAACTGAACCCAATAGTCAATACCTGTTGACGATCGGAGCCTACCGGAATAACGAAGTCAATGCCACTCATCCTTTAATTCTCACCTTAGAAAAAATCCAAAAATTAGGTGTTAATATTAATAATATTATCCTTTCTCCTTTAACAACATCACAGGTTAATCAATTAATTGCCGACTCCCTAAGTAGTTCAATAAAAAATTGCAAAAATTTAGCAGAATTGGTGAGTAGTAAAACTCAAGGAAACCCATTTTTCTTAACCCAGCTATTGCAATCTCTATACAAGGATAATTTATTTTCATTTAGTCAAAAACAAGGAGGCTGGCAATGGAATATTGCAGAAATCCAAGGTATTCAGATAACTGAAAATGTAGTTGATTTAATGATTAAAAAAATTCAAAAACTGAATAAAAATACGCAAGAAGCTTTAAAAATAGCTGCTTGTATTGGAAGTAGATTTGATTTGGAAGTTCTCTCTGTCGTCAATACTAAATCTCAAGCTGATACAACTAAAGACCTTTGGCCTGCTATCCAAGAAGGTTTGATTTTACCATTGAATGAAAATTATAGAATTCCTTTGCTCTGGAATCAAGAAGAAATATCTGAAGATACTTTAGTAATCTCTACTAATTCTATTCCTCAGTATCCAGATTCAATACCCTATAAATTTTTGCATGACCGAGTTCAACAAGCTGCCTATGCGCTGATTCCTGAAACAGAAAAAAAAGCAGTTCATTTGCAAGTGGGAAGATTATTACTAGAAAATACGAAAGAAGATTTGTTAGAAGAAAATCTTTTTGAAATTGTCAATCAATTCAATGAGAGCTTGGAATTAATTACTGAACAGTCAGAAAAATACGAGTTAGCTAAATTAAATCTTCGTGCAGGTCAAAAAGCCAAAATATCAACAGCCTATGCACCTTCCCTAAGATATTTAGAGGTTGGGTTAGGACTGCTTGCTCAAGATAGTTGGGAATCCCAATATAGATTAAGCCTAGATATTCATCTGGAAACATTAGAATCTCTTTACTTAAATGCTAAATTTGAGCAGATTGAAAAGATATCTGGAATTGTCCAGCAAAAAACCAAAGGAATTCTTGATAGAGTGCGGATGTATCAGGGAAAAATCATGTTTTATTATGATACATTTCAGCATAAAAAAGCGATAGAAACTGCTGTTACAGCTTTGGCAGAATTGGGAATAATCATACCTCAAGAAACAGTCGAAATCCAAAATAGAATTAACAAAGAGCAAGAGTCTTTAACATTACTTTTAAAAGAAATACAGGTTGAAGATTTATTTGATCTGCTGCCACTAAAGGATGAGTATAAAATTGCTGCTATATCGATCATTCACCACATTTTACCTACTACAGTTACTACGAATTTTTTATTGCTTTTATTGATGCTATTAACACAGATGAATATTTGCGTAAAATATGGAAATCCTCCATTAGCTGCATATACTTATAGTTTTTATGCTGGATTTATTTTGTGTGGAGTAACAAGGGATATTGATCTCGGATATAAGTTTGGTCAACTATCTATAAAGTTAATGAGCCAAGCTAATATTTCCCAATTAGAAGTTGTTGTTACACATTTATACTATGGTTTTATATGGCATTGGAAAGAGTTTTTGAGAAGTACATCGACACAAGAAAAGCTTCTTACTGCTATTCAAAGAGGTATAGATTCAGGAAATAACGAATATGCTGGTTTTTTAATTTCAACTTATTGTTTAATAATTTTCTTTGAAGGAAATAATTTGGAAGATGCTAATGAAAACTATGTAAAATATACTAAATTAACTAAGCAATTAAACAAAGATTTTAGTTTTACTTATTTGAAGATTTTTCATCAAGTCATCATTACTTTGACAAGGATATATAACCCAGAATGTTGCTTGGTCATTGGCTCTACCCAAAAAGAAGAAAATGAACATTTAGAAAATTGGATTCAAAGTAACAATGGATGGCTCTTATTTATTGCTAATTTTTCTAAAACACTTTTGTATTATTTATTTAAAGATTATGGTCAAGCTGTCTGCCAAAGTATGGAAGCTCAGAAATATGTCCAATCTTGTGGTTCGTATTTGCCTGCTCCACAACATAATTTTTATTACTCTCTAGCTTTACTAGGCGCGTATAACAATTGTGAAATAGAAAAGCAAAGAGAATTTCTAAAGCAGCTAGAAGAAAATCAGCATTTGATGAAACTCTGGGTCGAACACTGCCCAGAAAATTTTCAAAATAAATACGCTCTTGTCGAAGCCGAAAAAGCCCGCATTCTAGGTCAAAACTGGGAAGCACAACAACTTTACGAACAAGCTATCCAAGGTGCTAAAAAATCAGAATTCATCCACGAAGAAGCCCTAGCCTACGAACGCGCCGCAGAATTCTATCTATCACTAGGCAGAGAAGAAATCGGTCAATTGTATCTCAGAAATGCTCATTATTGCTACACCCAATGGGGAGCCAAAGCCAAAGTTACAGCCTTAGAAACAGAATATCCCCAGTTGCGAGTACGCATAACCAATAGAACAGATACTAACCGCACCAGTACCACCTCTACTGGTAGCAATGGAGAAGTCCTAGACTTAACAACCGTCATCAAAGCCTCCCAAGCTCTCGCCGGAGAAATTGTCCTAGAAAAATTACTAGCCAAACTAATGCAGTTTGCTATTGAAAATGCCGGCGCTCAAAAAGGATATCTGATTTTAGTCAATAACAATAAATTAACGATTGAAGCCGCTAGAGAAGTAGGCAAAGATGAAGTCACCGTCTTGCAATCCCAGTCAGTAGAAACCACTGACCTACTCCCCCAAGGAATTATTAACTATGCCATGAGAACCCAAGAAGATTTGGTACTGGGTGATGCAACTAACCAAGGACTTTTTATCAACGAACCTTATATTGTTGAAAATCAACCCAAGTCAGTTCTCTGCACTCCCATCATCAATCAAGGCAAACTAATCGGACTACTTTACCTAGAAAATAATCTTACCACCGATGCCTTTACTGCCGATCGCTTAGAACTGCTAAGAATTCTGTCATCCCAAGCAGCAATTTCCATTGAAAATGCTCTCCTCTACCAAACCTTAGAGCAAAAAGTTGAAGAACGAACTGCCGAATTAGCCCAGGCGAATACAGAGATTGTCAAACTAAATGAACGCCTCAAAGAAGACAATTTGCGAATGAGTGCCGAACTAGATATTACTCGCGAATTACAACAAATGATTCTGCCCAAAGAGTGGGAATTGCAACAAATTCCGGGTCTGGATATCGCCGGATTCATGGAACCAGCTACCGAAGTCGGCGGCGACTACTATGACGTGCTCAATCAAGATGGACGGATTAAAATCGGCATTGGCGATGTCACCGGTCACGGACTAGAAAGTGGTGTGGTAATGATTATGGCGCAAACTGCGGTACGAGCATTATTAGCGAATAATGAAACTGACCCAGTGCGCTTTTTAAGTGCCGTCAACCAGACAATTTACGGTAACGTCCAGCGGATGAATGCCGATAAAATGCTGTCTCTGGCTTTACTAGACTATCAGGATGGTACTGTACGCATCAGCGGACAACACGAAGAAGTAATTTTAATCCGTGCCGATGGTAGCCTAGAACTGATTGATACAATGAATTTAGGTTTTCCAATTGGCCTGGAATCAGATGTTGCTGATTTTATCAGTGAATTAGAAATAGTCTTAAATCCTGGGGATGGAATTGTCCTCTATACAGATGGCATCACTGAGGCGGAAAATCCTGAGAAGGAACTATACGGACTAGAAAGATTGTGTGACGTAGTTCGTCAGAATTACAACTTATCGGCAACGGAAATGCAGCAAAATATTATTGCCGATGTTCGCCGTTATATTGGCACTCAAGAAGTTTTTGATGACATTACTTTGGTCGTCTTGAAACAGAAATAGCTGGGGAAGAGGGGCTAGGGGCTAGGGGCTAGGGGCTAGGGAAGAGGGGAAGAGGGGAAGAGGGGGAAGAGCGGCGAGCGCCTAGCTTACGTTTTGTCATTGCGAGCTCCGCGAAGCAATCTCAAACCCCTGGGATTGCTTCACTTCACTTCTGTTTGCTTCGTGCCTCGCAACTTGCAATGACAACCAACAACCAACAACTAACAACTAACAACCAACAACCAACAACTAACAATTAACATATTCAGGAGGAATAACACTCAACTTTTCCGACCAATCCCGAAACTCTAAAGCTACTGCCGCTTCAATCGGAATACCGACTTCCCGGCGATTTGTTTCCGATTCATACTCAGGTTCACCAGGAAAAAGAATCGCCTCACCCTGAGCTTTTACCTCCTGAATCGCCTGAGTCACAACCTGCGAAAGTAACGCACCTCCAGCAAACCTTTGAGGGTCAATTGCTATCATCAAAGAACCCAAACAGCGGTTTCTATTTAAATCTTTATACATATTAGTAACATGAGGCCCAAAAGCCATCCCATTCAAAGGGCCGCACAGCATATCAATCATAAATCCCAAGGCATATCCCTTATGCTCAGCTATAGGTTTAAGCGCCACCATTTCCCTCAATTCATCAGTATCTTCTCCCTCTTCATTCACCGCTAATCCTAAAGGAATAGAGCTACCATCCCGACGGGCATTTACAATTCGATTCCAAGGTACTATACTCGTAGCCATATCCACACATAACGGTCGATCTACAATCCTTGAAGGAATCGCAATTGAAATCGGATTAGTGCCAAAAAAAGCCCGCTTTCCTAAATGGGGAACCACCAAAGCATCCGTATGAGTAAAAGCAATCCCCATCATCCCTGCTAAACAAGCTTGGCGAGTATAAAGTCCAATCGCACCGCAGTGGGAAGAATTACTAATCCCCACAATTCCTACCCCTGCATTTCTAGCCAGAGAAATCGCTTTTTCCATAGCAAAATGACACACAAATATCCCTAAACCATGATTGCCGTCTAATTGACCAGTCGCCGCCCCAGTCTCAGTAAATTGTAGTTGAGGACGAGGGTTAAGAGTGCCACCAGTGAGACGATTTAGATAATGGGGAACTCGCGCAACACCGTGAGAATCTATTCCCCAGAGACTTGTTTGTACTAGACCAGATGCTACAATTTCTGCCTCACTTTCAGGCATCCCCGTTGCCATTAAAACCTGCCTAACCCAAAGAGATAATTTATCTGAAGAGATTGCTAACATTTATTTGTGATTTTGCTCAAAATTATGATTTAATCTCACCGGATTGACAAATTCAGTTAAAACTGGAGATATAGCAACCGCCACAACGGTTAAGACACTCACTCAAGGCCCAAACTATTGACTCTCTTCCCCTCTTTCCCTTCTTTCCCTAGTCCTGAGCATCGTAGCCCCTAGCCCCTAACCGCAGAAAGCGGTTGCTATATTCATCAACTGTGGTTTTTTTGAGGAGAAACGTATTCAATTATGGCAAATATATTCGGTACTGACGAAAACGACGAAATTGTAGGAAATCCAGCTAGCGACCGAATTCGCGGCTTAGATGGCGATGATACTATCTATGGAGTAGGCGGAGACGATACTTTAGAAGGAAGCCAAGGTCTAGACCAGCTTTTCGGCGGAGATGGAGCTGATTCAATTCTAGGCGAAGAAGGCAATGATACTTTAGTCGGCAACAGCGGTCGCGATTTAATTTTCGGCGGAGTCGGTGATGACTGCATTCACGGCGGTCTTGGAAACGATACCATCCTCGGCCAAGATAACAACGATACCTTGTTTGGAGACGCTGGAGATGATTTTGTCAACGGCAACCTGGGCTTTGATATCGTCACGGGCGGTACTGGCAACGACACCATCCGAGGTGGAGAAGATGACGATAGCGTGTTTGGGAATGCTGACGATGACTACTTGTATGGAGATACTGGTAATGATTCTCTCAGTGGCGATCGCGGTAGCGACCAACTTTTAGGTGGCGATGGTCAAGACTTCCTCACTGGAGGCGACGGTGAGGACACCCTGTTTGGCGAAGCTGACAACGATGTACTCAATGGAGATTTTGGCAATGACCAAATCTACGCCGGTAAAGGTAACGATACAGCATCCGGCGGCGCTGCCTCGGACACCATTCTAGGAGGTGAAGGTGACGACTCCTTATTTGGAAATGACGATAACGATTTTATCTTCGGTGGCAAGGCTAATGATGCTCTTGATGGCGGCTTTGGCGACGATTCCATCGCCGGAGGACTCGGCGATGATACTATCATTGGCGGCTTTGGGAATGACAATTTATTGGGAGCAGAAAATAATGACATCCTAATTGGAGGCGAGGGCACGGATACCCTGACTGGCGGTAGTGGTAGCGATTTATTTGTATTAGGCTCTGGTGCTGGTAGTTTGTCTATAATTACTGACTACGACGATGCCGCAGATTTTGTTGGGTTGCCCAGCAATTTATCCTTTAACGATCTCCAAGTTCAGCAAGGCAATGGTTTAAATCGCAGAGATACTATTGTTTCCATCGGCGGCAAGATTTTAGCAATCTTTGTAGATAATCCTTCAGCGCTGATCACTGTAGATGATTTTATAGATGTTGACGAAACGTTGGTATCAGTACCGACTAGGACACCATCGCCAACGCCAACGCCAACGCCAACTCCAACTCCAACTCCAACTCCAACTCCAACACCAACGCCAACACCCACACCAACTCCCACACCAACTCCCACACCAACTCCCACACCAACCCCAACACCCACACCAACTCCCACACCAACTCCCACACCAACAGCTACCCCTGCGCCCACACCAACACCAACAGCTACACCAACAGCTACACCAACTCCCACACCAACTCCCACGACCACAACTTCGAGGCTTACTACCCCACCTGAAATTAATCCGCCAGCGACATTGCCGCTCTCAGGTATAAACGTCAGCCCCGCGTCTGAGCATAGCCTGTTGCCAGTGATTCCTGGTCAAGTACCAAGTATCCTGCCAGTGCAACCCAACCTGACACCATTGATATCCAACCCAACAGTACCGACTTTGTGGCCGTAGAGTTTTATAACTCCAGAGGAGTCTGAGTGTTATCCCACTCAGACTCATCCTGTTCCTCTTCTAGAAGCGAGAGGCGATCGCAGCCACTTAAAAACGATCGCAACTTCATGCGGTGAATATAAGGCCAACCGCCTTCCGCTTCAATATTCCTTAGTAACTGATAAAGTGCTTGGCGGTTATCTGGCAAAGACGATTGAAACAGGTTCTCCCGAATTTCCCGGTGCAAACCCTCCAAAGTCCGCAGTAAAGCTAAAAGTAGCAGACTGTTCCCTTGACAACTCTCCGCTAAACCATAAACCTCTTCAGTAAGGGATTGCAACTCAGACTGCAACTTTCCCGACTCCAAATTTGTGTCCCTGTCCATATCTTGTCTGGTATCCCCTTGGTGGTTGCTATATTAGCCGCTTTTGAAAATCTAGGTAAACCTAGCAAAACTCAGCGGTGTAAGTTTCTTAAGCAATCTTTCCTATCGCTTACGCTTCCTCAATATTGAGGTTGCCCAGGAAATCCCAGTTAGAGTTAGAATAGTAACTATGTCTATTAGTTATTATTCCAGATTGCTTGATTTTTTTATTCAGTTGATTCCACAGGCTCCAAACGTGCTTAGTTGATTTCACCTCAACAAAGGCGGTTAAAGAGCCTGGTATTTTTTCCGATAACCTCATTCCCCTACGGGCAATCACTAACGCTGCCGATTCATCACTAGCCAATCCATACATTCTTAAATATTTGACTAAGCCAATCACGCTGGAATAAGCAGGATTGACTGTTGAAAGCTCAACACCCCTATTAGAAAGAATTGAATTTAACAACTTAAAAAACTCAGAATAAGCCCAACTTGAAAGCATCCGAGCGTATTTATTGCCACGCTCTCTAAGTTGCTCTTTTTTGGTTGCAAAGTCTAATTCCTCAGAGACTATTGGACATTGAAACTTGATAGCCAGTGCCGACAATTCTAGGCAAGCCTTAACAAGTTTATCCTGTTGTTTACCGTTTGGCAAACCAGTTTGCAATGGGATCTGACCGTGCGATTTCAAGTTGCCTTCAGCATCAATATGAACCCAACCAATTGAGCCGGGATTCAGATCTATCCCAATACATCCATAATTTACGGAATGTGATACTTGCTTAATCTCTGATGGGGTAAAGCTAACAGCGACACACCATTTATCCTCTTTGTAGTAGAAGTGCCAAGTTTTAGCACCCGTAGCTGGTAATCGGTTGATGTTGCGAGGGAAGTTTCCAATCTTAGAATCTACATTTTTACCAAACTTAGATTCTAAACAAACTGGCACTCTAAACCTTAAGTTGTCACCATCCCATTGACACACCTGATTACCATAAGACTCATCTTTGGAGCCAACGACGAAGGCTTGATTCTTGGGGACGCGAACCTTGATAGGGATTGACTTTAGAGTGGTTAATATTTGTAGATACTTGGTCAGCTTGCGTTTTTTGTTGTGTATCTGAAAGCGTAGATTTTGCCAATTAGTTTGACGATGCTTTAAGGAGCTAGATAAGGGGAATCCACAGCCAGTCTTACTGTTCTGCCAGTTCTTTTTAGCGTAAAATTTCCGAGCTAATCTGAGTTTTTTCTCGGCTTTTTTCAGCCAACTCTCGCAAGATTGAGCTTTGCCTTCCAAGGTTTTTATATGTGAAATGCGGCACAATGCGGCACTATCAACAGCACCCTTAGCCGATGAGATTACACCATTGGCATGACGTTTACTAATCCCGTAAGTTTTTTGTAGGTGTGTGTTCCATTGCGACTTATTAAATCCTTCTCCCAACAACATAAAGTTGACGGTTTCACATACTGCTTTGTGGAATATTGGTGCGTAAGCGCCCAAAAACATTTCTAGCTGAGTTTTGCCTATGGCATTCAACTCATCTATAGGTGTCGGGATTGCTTTGCAGTATGTAAGTGTCATCTGATTATAGAGCCTGATTGAATCTTGCTTTATTTCTGCATAGTATCACGGCTGCGTAGCTTCTGCAAGTTTTTCTAAAAGTTTTTTATTCTTGCTTGAGTGAGAGCCGTAGAGTCTAGCAGAAAAGACTGTGATAATTTCCAGAACATCCGATGCTAAATCCTCTTCAAAGGTTGCATCCTCTTTTTTGTTTAGTATGATTACTTCAATATCGTGGTACTCACATACAGCAAAAATAAGTTCAGATCCGAACCGAAGCAATCTATCTTTATGGGTGATTACAAGACGCGCTACATCACCATCTAAAATAGCTGCGAGTAGTTTATTTAAACCTTTTTTGCGATAATTCATGCCACTACCTAAGTCTCTAATGACCTCGTAATTCCAGCCATTAGATTGACAGTAGCTAGACAACACCGCGTCTTGCCTATCAAGGTCGTGTTTCTGATCTTGGGATGAAACACGGGCGTAAGCAAGGGTTTTACCAAGTTTTTGCTCTACAAAGTCAGCCAACCTGTACCGCCTGTGTCCGCCATTGGTTCTGACTGATTTAATTTTTCCCTCGTTCTCCCAACGCCTGATGGTGTCTACACTGACG from Kamptonema formosum PCC 6407 encodes:
- a CDS encoding AAA family ATPase; its protein translation is MSVTNYQIGEQIHESEQSLVYRGILLSENLPIIIKILKDNYPSISAFTRYKQEYEIIRSLNSDRVIKAYQSQRHQNSLAILLEDFGGKSLKSLISERQFTLKEFLTIAIEIAESLAAIHAANIIHKDINPSNIVYNQETKQLKIIDFGIATRLSEENQTVRNLNQLEGTLAYIAPEQTGRMNRGIDYRSDFYSLGVTLYELLTHQLPFPTTDPIELVHCHIAQQPAACQEIISTIPEAVSNIVMKLLAKTPEERYQTAWGLKADLETCLNQLQTTGQISVFPLGNRDISDKFRIPQKLYGREQEVTQLLTTFERVSQGSTEILMVSGYSGIGKSALINEIHKPIVRQRGYFISGKFDQLKRDIPYAAISQAFQDLIRQLLSEPATKLQTWKERIIEALGLNAQVIIDVIPELEKIIGKQPQVEQLGATESQNRFNLFFQRFISIFCKQEHPLAIFLDDLQWADLPSLNLFEQLTTEPNSQYLLTIGAYRNNEVNATHPLILTLEKIQKLGVNINNIILSPLTTSQVNQLIADSLSSSIKNCKNLAELVSSKTQGNPFFLTQLLQSLYKDNLFSFSQKQGGWQWNIAEIQGIQITENVVDLMIKKIQKLNKNTQEALKIAACIGSRFDLEVLSVVNTKSQADTTKDLWPAIQEGLILPLNENYRIPLLWNQEEISEDTLVISTNSIPQYPDSIPYKFLHDRVQQAAYALIPETEKKAVHLQVGRLLLENTKEDLLEENLFEIVNQFNESLELITEQSEKYELAKLNLRAGQKAKISTAYAPSLRYLEVGLGLLAQDSWESQYRLSLDIHLETLESLYLNAKFEQIEKISGIVQQKTKGILDRVRMYQGKIMFYYDTFQHKKAIETAVTALAELGIIIPQETVEIQNRINKEQESLTLLLKEIQVEDLFDLLPLKDEYKIAAISIIHHILPTTVTTNFLLLLLMLLTQMNICVKYGNPPLAAYTYSFYAGFILCGVTRDIDLGYKFGQLSIKLMSQANISQLEVVVTHLYYGFIWHWKEFLRSTSTQEKLLTAIQRGIDSGNNEYAGFLISTYCLIIFFEGNNLEDANENYVKYTKLTKQLNKDFSFTYLKIFHQVIITLTRIYNPECCLVIGSTQKEENEHLENWIQSNNGWLLFIANFSKTLLYYLFKDYGQAVCQSMEAQKYVQSCGSYLPAPQHNFYYSLALLGAYNNCEIEKQREFLKQLEENQHLMKLWVEHCPENFQNKYALVEAEKARILGQNWEAQQLYEQAIQGAKKSEFIHEEALAYERAAEFYLSLGREEIGQLYLRNAHYCYTQWGAKAKVTALETEYPQLRVRITNRTDTNRTSTTSTGSNGEVLDLTTVIKASQALAGEIVLEKLLAKLMQFAIENAGAQKGYLILVNNNKLTIEAAREVGKDEVTVLQSQSVETTDLLPQGIINYAMRTQEDLVLGDATNQGLFINEPYIVENQPKSVLCTPIINQGKLIGLLYLENNLTTDAFTADRLELLRILSSQAAISIENALLYQTLEQKVEERTAELAQANTEIVKLNERLKEDNLRMSAELDITRELQQMILPKEWELQQIPGLDIAGFMEPATEVGGDYYDVLNQDGRIKIGIGDVTGHGLESGVVMIMAQTAVRALLANNETDPVRFLSAVNQTIYGNVQRMNADKMLSLALLDYQDGTVRISGQHEEVILIRADGSLELIDTMNLGFPIGLESDVADFISELEIVLNPGDGIVLYTDGITEAENPEKELYGLERLCDVVRQNYNLSATEMQQNIIADVRRYIGTQEVFDDITLVVLKQK
- a CDS encoding Ldh family oxidoreductase, with amino-acid sequence MLAISSDKLSLWVRQVLMATGMPESEAEIVASGLVQTSLWGIDSHGVARVPHYLNRLTGGTLNPRPQLQFTETGAATGQLDGNHGLGIFVCHFAMEKAISLARNAGVGIVGISNSSHCGAIGLYTRQACLAGMMGIAFTHTDALVVPHLGKRAFFGTNPISIAIPSRIVDRPLCVDMATSIVPWNRIVNARRDGSSIPLGLAVNEEGEDTDELREMVALKPIAEHKGYALGFMIDMLCGPLNGMAFGPHVTNMYKDLNRNRCLGSLMIAIDPQRFAGGALLSQVVTQAIQEVKAQGEAILFPGEPEYESETNRREVGIPIEAAVALEFRDWSEKLSVIPPEYVNC
- a CDS encoding calcium-binding protein, translated to MANIFGTDENDEIVGNPASDRIRGLDGDDTIYGVGGDDTLEGSQGLDQLFGGDGADSILGEEGNDTLVGNSGRDLIFGGVGDDCIHGGLGNDTILGQDNNDTLFGDAGDDFVNGNLGFDIVTGGTGNDTIRGGEDDDSVFGNADDDYLYGDTGNDSLSGDRGSDQLLGGDGQDFLTGGDGEDTLFGEADNDVLNGDFGNDQIYAGKGNDTASGGAASDTILGGEGDDSLFGNDDNDFIFGGKANDALDGGFGDDSIAGGLGDDTIIGGFGNDNLLGAENNDILIGGEGTDTLTGGSGSDLFVLGSGAGSLSIITDYDDAADFVGLPSNLSFNDLQVQQGNGLNRRDTIVSIGGKILAIFVDNPSALITVDDFIDVDETLVSVPTRTPSPTPTPTPTPTPTPTPTPTPTPTPTPTPTPTPTPTPTPTPTPTPTPTPTPTPTATPAPTPTPTATPTATPTPTPTPTTTTSRLTTPPEINPPATLPLSGINVSPASEHSLLPVIPGQVPSILPVQPNLTPLISNPTVPTLWP
- a CDS encoding IS200/IS605 family element transposase accessory protein TnpB, whose translation is MTLTYCKAIPTPIDELNAIGKTQLEMFLGAYAPIFHKAVCETVNFMLLGEGFNKSQWNTHLQKTYGISKRHANGVISSAKGAVDSAALCRISHIKTLEGKAQSCESWLKKAEKKLRLARKFYAKKNWQNSKTGCGFPLSSSLKHRQTNWQNLRFQIHNKKRKLTKYLQILTTLKSIPIKVRVPKNQAFVVGSKDESYGNQVCQWDGDNLRFRVPVCLESKFGKNVDSKIGNFPRNINRLPATGAKTWHFYYKEDKWCVAVSFTPSEIKQVSHSVNYGCIGIDLNPGSIGWVHIDAEGNLKSHGQIPLQTGLPNGKQQDKLVKACLELSALAIKFQCPIVSEELDFATKKEQLRERGNKYARMLSSWAYSEFFKLLNSILSNRGVELSTVNPAYSSVIGLVKYLRMYGLASDESAALVIARRGMRLSEKIPGSLTAFVEVKSTKHVWSLWNQLNKKIKQSGIITNRHSYYSNSNWDFLGNLNIEEA
- a CDS encoding IS607 family transposase; its protein translation is MDRLISIGELAELKAVSVDTIRRWENEGKIKSVRTNGGHRRYRLADFVEQKLGKTLAYARVSSQDQKHDLDRQDAVLSSYCQSNGWNYEVIRDLGSGMNYRKKGLNKLLAAILDGDVARLVITHKDRLLRFGSELIFAVCEYHDIEVIILNKKEDATFEEDLASDVLEIITVFSARLYGSHSSKNKKLLEKLAEATQP